One Halorientalis litorea DNA segment encodes these proteins:
- a CDS encoding cation:proton antiporter subunit C, protein MIPFLDNHLYYVATFLLLGIGAYMMISDRNLVKKIIGMNIFQTGIFLFFIAAAFLDGATNPVLSQPGPYVSPLPHVLILTAIVVGVSLTAVALALVVRIYSEYGTLETDVLAEVRADE, encoded by the coding sequence GTGATACCGTTCCTCGACAACCACCTCTACTACGTGGCGACGTTCCTCCTGCTCGGTATCGGTGCGTACATGATGATCTCCGACCGCAACCTCGTCAAGAAGATCATCGGCATGAACATCTTCCAGACGGGCATCTTCCTGTTTTTCATCGCCGCGGCGTTCCTCGACGGGGCGACCAACCCCGTCCTCTCGCAACCGGGGCCGTACGTCAGCCCGCTTCCGCACGTCCTCATCCTGACGGCAATCGTCGTCGGGGTGAGCCTCACCGCCGTCGCGCTGGCGCTCGTCGTCCGCATCTACAGCGAGTACGGCACCCTCGAAACCGACGTACTGGCGGAGGTGCGTGCCGATGAGTGA
- a CDS encoding monovalent cation/H+ antiporter subunit D family protein: MSDLLPFLVAAPIAFSVAALLVGIARSGTGWYVALAAMGLQTAIAGVLAVRAFTTGTIRYVVGGFEVPFGIELVVDGLSASMLVLVAVVGLGVLAYARQAGPRSNPFYATYLLLVAGLSGMCLTGDVFNMYVFLEIVGLTAYALVASGDSGRSAVAALKYLIVGTVGASLFLLGVGYAYIATGTLNMADLAVKLADVGYTSTLVQTAFAFVVIGLFIKVAVFPLHTWQPEAYAGAPDSVSGLISALVSTVSAYALVRVVLDVFTPSFLAANPLARDLLAAGAMVSIVAGSVLAVAQSEIKRMLAYSSVSQFGLVLGALAVTNGTALVGAAVHLFGHAVMKGGLFLTAGLIGTGSGGRTLDGYDGLGERMPVASAAFAVLAFAMVGVPPAVGFMGKWYIALGAVEGQLWPLAAVILLSTLLTLAYFARLVERMYFRDPAPAAASEASAEAEAAVVTDGGRVSLGMYAAVVAAALLAVVLGLAVAQYGQLLEPTVQALLS; encoded by the coding sequence ATGAGTGACCTCCTGCCGTTCCTCGTCGCCGCGCCCATCGCCTTCTCTGTCGCGGCACTGCTCGTCGGTATCGCCCGCTCGGGGACCGGGTGGTACGTCGCGCTCGCCGCGATGGGCCTTCAGACCGCCATCGCGGGCGTCCTCGCGGTCAGGGCGTTCACGACCGGCACGATTCGGTACGTCGTCGGCGGGTTCGAGGTGCCGTTCGGCATCGAACTGGTCGTCGACGGCCTCTCGGCGTCGATGCTCGTCCTCGTCGCCGTCGTCGGGTTGGGTGTCCTCGCGTACGCGCGACAGGCCGGACCGCGCTCGAACCCCTTCTACGCCACGTACCTCCTGCTCGTGGCGGGGCTGAGCGGCATGTGCCTGACCGGAGACGTGTTCAACATGTACGTCTTCCTCGAAATCGTGGGGCTGACCGCCTACGCGCTGGTCGCCAGCGGGGACTCCGGGCGGTCGGCCGTCGCCGCGCTCAAGTACCTCATCGTGGGCACCGTCGGTGCCTCGCTGTTCCTGCTCGGCGTCGGCTACGCCTACATCGCGACGGGGACGCTCAACATGGCCGACCTCGCGGTGAAACTCGCCGATGTCGGCTACACCTCGACGCTGGTCCAGACGGCGTTCGCGTTCGTCGTGATTGGCCTGTTCATCAAGGTGGCCGTCTTCCCCCTGCACACGTGGCAACCGGAGGCCTACGCCGGCGCGCCGGACAGCGTCAGCGGCCTCATCTCCGCGCTAGTCTCGACGGTCAGCGCGTACGCACTCGTCCGCGTCGTCCTCGACGTGTTCACCCCTTCGTTCCTCGCGGCGAACCCTCTCGCCCGTGACCTGCTGGCCGCGGGCGCGATGGTGAGCATCGTCGCCGGGAGCGTCCTCGCGGTGGCCCAGTCCGAAATCAAGCGGATGCTCGCGTACTCCTCGGTGTCGCAGTTCGGCCTCGTCCTCGGTGCCCTCGCCGTGACGAACGGCACGGCACTCGTGGGTGCGGCCGTCCACCTGTTCGGCCACGCCGTAATGAAGGGCGGTCTGTTCCTCACCGCCGGCCTCATCGGCACGGGGTCCGGCGGGCGAACCCTCGACGGCTACGACGGCCTCGGCGAGCGGATGCCCGTCGCGTCGGCGGCGTTCGCTGTCCTCGCGTTCGCCATGGTCGGCGTCCCGCCGGCCGTCGGGTTCATGGGCAAGTGGTACATCGCGCTGGGGGCCGTCGAGGGGCAACTGTGGCCGCTCGCGGCGGTCATCCTCCTCTCGACGCTGCTGACGCTCGCGTACTTCGCGCGTCTCGTCGAGCGGATGTACTTCCGTGACCCGGCCCCGGCGGCGGCGTCCGAGGCTAGCGCGGAGGCCGAGGCCGCCGTCGTCACGGACGGGGGGCGCGTCTCGCTGGGGATGTACGCCGCCGTCGTGGCGGCCGCCCTGCTGGCCGTCGTCCTCGGCCTCGCAGTCGCACAGTACGGACAGTTGCTCGAACCGACGGTTCAGGCACTCCTCTCATGA
- a CDS encoding proton-conducting transporter transmembrane domain-containing protein, protein MTDIVSLRPALAVLVSVVAIPLILASHGRPNLRELWTILAAVTKLGIVASMVPAVLAGNAYVTDFGTFLPGIRFVLRADALGLLFGLLASLLWLVTSFYSIGYMRGLSEHAQTRYFAAFAASLASAVGVAFAANLIVLFVFYELLTVATYPLVAHDETDEARAAGRKYLAYTFGGGVAVFAGAVLVFWLTGTTTFAPGGIAALATADPTLARAAFALLAAGFGVKAGLMPVHSWLPDAMVAPTPVSGLLHAVAVVKSGVFGIARVVLEVFGPNLTGELGMGLPLAALAAFTLTAASVIALRQDNLKRRLAFSTVSQLSYIVLGLAVGAVAAGTAGVSDRAVALALVGGLLHIPAHAFMKLTLFFCAGAIHVETHTDDISNMAGIGKRMPLTMGAFAVAAAGMAGIPLVAGFVSKYFLLVGAVSAGGTIFAAALLVSGVLNIAYFWPVVYTAFFESPGTADRKPLLEGPPGGWFGRGNAATDGGTAAGGDGGPRPDGGAPGEDPTDAHVEHGFADDHAGQDHLDEHEHGGDWDPRGWRGDESTWFMLAPICFAAAGSVVLGIVPDAAVFLRIVRLVVSLVTGVSV, encoded by the coding sequence ATGACCGACATCGTCTCCCTCAGACCGGCACTGGCAGTACTGGTTTCGGTAGTCGCAATCCCGCTCATTCTCGCCTCTCACGGGCGGCCCAACCTCCGGGAGCTGTGGACGATACTGGCGGCCGTGACGAAACTCGGCATCGTCGCGAGCATGGTGCCCGCCGTGCTGGCCGGGAACGCCTACGTCACCGACTTCGGTACCTTCCTCCCCGGTATCCGCTTCGTGCTGCGGGCCGACGCGCTCGGCCTCCTCTTCGGTCTGCTCGCCAGCCTCCTGTGGCTGGTGACGAGTTTCTACTCCATCGGCTACATGCGGGGCCTCTCGGAACACGCACAGACGCGCTACTTCGCGGCCTTCGCCGCCAGTCTCGCCTCGGCCGTCGGCGTCGCCTTCGCGGCCAACCTCATCGTCCTGTTCGTGTTCTACGAACTGCTGACCGTCGCGACCTACCCGCTGGTCGCTCACGACGAGACTGACGAGGCCCGCGCCGCCGGACGGAAGTACCTCGCGTACACCTTCGGCGGCGGCGTCGCCGTCTTCGCCGGGGCTGTCTTGGTGTTCTGGCTGACGGGGACGACGACGTTCGCACCGGGCGGCATCGCGGCCCTCGCGACTGCGGACCCGACGCTCGCCCGCGCGGCGTTCGCCCTCTTGGCGGCCGGGTTCGGGGTCAAGGCGGGTCTGATGCCCGTTCACTCGTGGCTTCCGGACGCGATGGTCGCTCCGACGCCCGTCTCGGGGCTGCTCCACGCCGTCGCCGTCGTCAAGTCCGGCGTGTTCGGCATCGCCCGCGTCGTCTTGGAGGTGTTCGGCCCGAACCTCACCGGCGAGCTGGGGATGGGCCTGCCGCTGGCCGCGCTCGCGGCCTTCACCCTGACCGCCGCCAGCGTCATCGCACTCAGGCAGGACAACCTCAAACGCCGGCTCGCGTTCTCGACGGTGAGTCAACTCTCCTACATCGTCCTCGGCCTCGCCGTCGGTGCGGTTGCCGCGGGGACCGCCGGCGTCTCCGACCGGGCGGTGGCACTCGCGCTGGTCGGCGGCTTGCTCCACATCCCCGCACACGCGTTCATGAAACTCACGCTGTTCTTCTGTGCGGGGGCCATCCACGTCGAGACGCACACCGACGACATCAGCAACATGGCCGGTATCGGGAAGCGGATGCCGCTGACGATGGGCGCGTTCGCCGTCGCGGCGGCCGGGATGGCCGGCATCCCGCTCGTGGCGGGGTTCGTCAGCAAGTACTTCCTGCTCGTGGGGGCCGTCTCGGCCGGGGGGACGATATTCGCCGCCGCGTTACTCGTCTCGGGCGTCCTCAACATCGCGTACTTCTGGCCCGTCGTCTACACCGCCTTCTTCGAGTCGCCGGGGACGGCCGACCGGAAACCGCTCCTCGAAGGACCGCCCGGCGGGTGGTTCGGCCGGGGCAACGCCGCTACGGACGGCGGTACCGCGGCGGGCGGTGACGGTGGCCCGCGACCCGACGGTGGGGCTCCGGGCGAGGACCCGACCGACGCCCACGTCGAACACGGCTTCGCCGACGACCACGCGGGACAGGACCACCTCGACGAGCACGAACACGGTGGCGACTGGGACCCTCGCGGCTGGCGCGGTGACGAGTCCACGTGGTTCATGCTCGCACCCATCTGCTTCGCGGCCGCTGGCTCTGTCGTCCTCGGCATCGTCCCCGACGCGGCGGTGTTCCTACGCATCGTCCGTCTCGTCGTCTCGCTCGTGACGGGGGTGAGCGTCTGA
- a CDS encoding Na(+)/H(+) antiporter subunit D has translation MVEATLPAVVPPFVPVVVAALLLPFVGRRVGHALGILATAAVVPYVLLVPEGAHLPTLLFGFDAVLFNVDAFSRLMGLIFGFIGAVAVLYSWASEAEAAQTAFALGYVGTSLGAVFGGDWLTLVFFWELMAVTSTLLVWHYGGRAVRAAFRYALLHGVGGTLLLGAVVWHYAEVGSVLFADATGMAGVVAPVLAAIGIGVNVGFVGLHAWLPDTYPRPHVAASVFLCVFTTKTGVYGMYRVFPEGQLAIAYMGGLMALFGAGMALLQNDMRRLLSYHIQSQVGYMVAGVGIGTALATAGAFGHVFNHILYKSLLFMTVGVVIYRTGEESLKKVGGLGRKMPLTAVTFTVAALSIAGFPGFNGFVSKTMVISAAHKEHIDVLWYLLLAGGVGTFLSFIKLGYYAFYHGEYDGEVRDANLGQSVAMVTVAGLCVVYGVAPGALYAIVPGSFKFTAFTTGHLIEGVALAATGVVGFVLLKSPLSLVGRVPDIDSLYNPLTFYATRAVVFVTTETFAATDRLVVRASRGVVAAVSDPGRAVGDLVGTDRVDLEADIGTSVLLVTAALALALVLVL, from the coding sequence ATGGTCGAGGCGACGCTCCCGGCCGTCGTGCCGCCGTTCGTGCCCGTCGTCGTCGCCGCGCTCCTCCTGCCGTTCGTCGGGCGGCGCGTCGGGCACGCGCTCGGCATCCTCGCTACAGCCGCCGTCGTCCCCTACGTCCTCCTCGTCCCCGAGGGCGCGCACCTGCCGACGCTGCTCTTTGGCTTCGACGCCGTGCTGTTCAACGTCGACGCGTTCTCGCGGCTGATGGGCCTCATCTTCGGGTTCATCGGTGCGGTGGCGGTGCTGTACTCGTGGGCCAGCGAGGCCGAGGCCGCTCAGACGGCCTTCGCGCTGGGCTACGTCGGTACCAGCCTCGGTGCGGTGTTCGGCGGCGACTGGCTCACACTCGTCTTCTTCTGGGAGCTGATGGCCGTCACCTCGACGCTGCTGGTGTGGCACTACGGCGGCCGGGCGGTTCGGGCGGCGTTCCGCTACGCCCTGCTCCACGGCGTCGGCGGGACGCTCCTGCTCGGGGCCGTCGTCTGGCACTACGCCGAAGTCGGGTCGGTGCTGTTCGCCGACGCCACGGGGATGGCCGGCGTCGTCGCCCCCGTGCTGGCGGCCATCGGTATCGGGGTCAACGTCGGCTTCGTCGGCCTGCACGCGTGGCTCCCGGACACGTACCCGCGCCCGCACGTGGCCGCCAGCGTCTTCCTCTGCGTGTTCACGACCAAGACGGGCGTCTACGGCATGTACCGTGTCTTCCCCGAGGGCCAACTCGCCATCGCGTACATGGGGGGGCTGATGGCTCTCTTCGGCGCGGGGATGGCACTCCTCCAGAACGACATGCGCCGCCTGCTCTCCTATCACATCCAGTCACAGGTGGGCTACATGGTCGCGGGCGTCGGCATTGGTACCGCGCTGGCGACGGCGGGCGCGTTCGGGCACGTGTTCAACCACATCCTCTACAAGAGCCTGCTGTTCATGACCGTCGGCGTCGTCATCTATCGCACCGGCGAGGAGAGCCTGAAGAAGGTCGGCGGCCTCGGCCGGAAGATGCCGCTGACGGCCGTCACGTTCACCGTCGCCGCGCTCTCCATCGCGGGCTTCCCGGGGTTCAACGGCTTCGTCTCCAAGACGATGGTCATCTCGGCGGCCCACAAGGAACACATCGACGTGCTGTGGTACCTCCTGCTCGCGGGGGGCGTTGGCACCTTCCTCTCGTTCATCAAACTGGGCTACTACGCCTTCTACCACGGCGAGTACGACGGCGAGGTCCGGGACGCCAACCTCGGACAGAGCGTCGCAATGGTCACTGTGGCGGGCCTGTGTGTCGTCTACGGCGTCGCGCCCGGCGCGCTGTACGCCATCGTCCCGGGGAGTTTCAAATTTACCGCGTTCACCACCGGCCACCTCATCGAGGGCGTCGCGCTGGCGGCCACTGGCGTCGTCGGCTTCGTCCTGCTGAAGTCGCCGCTCTCCCTCGTCGGGCGCGTCCCCGACATCGATAGCCTCTACAACCCGCTCACGTTCTACGCGACGCGTGCCGTGGTGTTCGTGACCACCGAGACGTTCGCCGCGACGGACCGCCTCGTCGTCCGGGCCTCCCGCGGCGTCGTCGCCGCCGTCAGCGACCCGGGGCGGGCCGTCGGTGACCTCGTGGGAACCGACCGTGTCGACCTCGAAGCCGACATCGGCACCTCGGTGTTGCTGGTGACCGCCGCGCTGGCACTCGCGCTGGTGTTGGTCCTCTAG
- a CDS encoding SDR family NAD(P)-dependent oxidoreductase: MLEEVTTFVTGASQGIGREIALTMADYGANVALAARGEGIYETAADIGDDDRTLAVETDVTDEESVAAAIEATAESFGGLDCLVNNAGIAGPVDPYDRVEEADWEQVLNVNLTGAWRCVKHAGPYLRESDRGSVVNIGSIGGKRPYPNRTPYAASKMGLVGLTRTLAYELGRDDVTVNVVQPGPVAGDRIEDAIAAQAELASVENAEPASIGDDDFALPDYLIQPEDVAEQVAYLAGPHARKITGQEIAVDAGGTY; the protein is encoded by the coding sequence ATGCTGGAAGAGGTCACCACGTTCGTCACCGGCGCGAGCCAAGGTATCGGGCGGGAAATCGCACTCACGATGGCCGACTACGGCGCGAACGTCGCGCTCGCGGCCCGGGGCGAGGGCATCTACGAGACGGCCGCGGACATCGGGGACGACGACCGGACGCTCGCCGTCGAGACGGACGTGACCGACGAGGAGAGCGTCGCCGCAGCCATCGAGGCCACGGCGGAGTCGTTCGGCGGCCTCGACTGTCTCGTCAACAACGCCGGTATCGCCGGCCCGGTGGACCCCTACGACCGGGTGGAGGAGGCCGACTGGGAGCAGGTGCTGAACGTGAACCTCACCGGCGCGTGGCGGTGTGTCAAGCACGCCGGCCCCTACCTCCGTGAGAGCGACCGCGGGAGCGTCGTCAACATCGGCTCTATCGGCGGGAAGCGACCGTACCCGAACCGGACACCCTACGCCGCCTCGAAGATGGGACTCGTGGGGTTGACGCGGACGCTGGCCTACGAACTCGGCCGCGACGACGTGACGGTCAACGTCGTCCAACCCGGACCCGTAGCGGGCGACCGTATCGAGGACGCCATCGCGGCACAGGCGGAGTTGGCGAGCGTCGAGAACGCCGAACCCGCCAGCATCGGAGACGACGACTTCGCGCTCCCGGACTACCTCATCCAGCCAGAAGACGTGGCCGAACAGGTGGCGTACCTCGCCGGGCCACACGCCCGCAAGATAACGGGACAGGAGATAGCCGTCGACGCCGGCGGCACCTACTAG
- a CDS encoding AbrB/MazE/SpoVT family DNA-binding domain-containing protein, whose product MSSEGPESESKVSGNQANIPAHIRRELDIDDGDRLRWHVEGDGTLRVEVVQQRRGTFSDFGGYDGDRGTTVTADHDAWGVE is encoded by the coding sequence ATGAGTAGCGAGGGTCCCGAGTCGGAGAGCAAAGTGTCGGGGAATCAGGCGAACATCCCCGCTCACATCCGCCGCGAACTCGATATCGACGACGGTGACAGACTCCGCTGGCACGTCGAGGGCGACGGGACGCTCCGCGTCGAAGTCGTCCAGCAGCGTCGCGGGACGTTCAGTGACTTCGGGGGATACGACGGTGACCGCGGGACGACGGTCACGGCCGACCACGACGCGTGGGGCGTCGAGTAG
- a CDS encoding type II toxin-antitoxin system VapC family toxin, translated as MPRALVDTTVLFAAAYRRDGAHDAALPILQAIDSGDLPEAVVLDYVLAETLNGLTTRAGHDAAVDFLDRVEENARFHVDSLTADAFATSKALFRQYERFSLVDACIVAHMQAEGLGYLYAFDDDFDAVADVYRLDTATNPYDPD; from the coding sequence ATGCCTCGTGCGCTGGTCGATACGACCGTCCTCTTCGCGGCGGCGTACCGTCGTGACGGTGCACACGACGCCGCGCTTCCGATTCTACAGGCAATCGACTCCGGTGACCTCCCGGAAGCGGTTGTGCTCGACTACGTGCTCGCGGAGACGCTGAACGGATTGACGACTCGGGCCGGTCACGACGCCGCAGTGGACTTCCTCGACCGCGTCGAGGAGAACGCGCGGTTCCACGTCGACTCCCTGACTGCGGACGCGTTCGCCACGTCGAAAGCACTCTTCCGCCAGTACGAGCGATTCTCGCTGGTCGACGCCTGCATCGTCGCGCACATGCAAGCCGAGGGGCTGGGATACCTCTACGCGTTCGACGACGACTTCGATGCCGTCGCGGACGTCTACCGCCTCGATACCGCGACCAATCCATACGACCCCGACTGA
- the coaBC gene encoding bifunctional phosphopantothenoylcysteine decarboxylase/phosphopantothenate--cysteine ligase CoaBC, translating to MLDGVNVALGISGSIAAVKTVELAHELRRRGATVRGVMTESARGIVHPWAVEFATENPVVTEITGRVEHVELCGRDGWADVLLVAPATANTVGKMAAAVDDTTVTTCATTALGADVPVVVAPAMHEPMYDHPGVLDTIDRVESWGVEFVDPRIEEGKAKIATEDAIVTAVARATTPDSLADQHVVVTSGATTESVDPVRTLSNRASGKTGRAVAKACWIRGADVTLVHDGDNVPYADVERVESAAEMLAGVQAHADDADALVSAAAISDYTVDAAGKKIRSGQDDLTVELTPTPKLIDTVREAHPDLTIVGFKVETEGGERELIERARETLRRAGLAFVVANRADVMGEAETAALVVREDAADDYAGSKSGLGARVAEELAAELGA from the coding sequence ATGCTCGATGGAGTGAACGTCGCACTCGGTATCTCGGGGTCCATCGCCGCGGTGAAGACGGTCGAACTCGCCCACGAACTGCGCCGTCGCGGCGCGACGGTCAGGGGCGTCATGACCGAGAGCGCGCGCGGCATCGTCCACCCGTGGGCCGTCGAGTTCGCCACCGAGAACCCCGTCGTCACCGAAATCACTGGACGAGTCGAGCACGTCGAACTCTGTGGCCGCGACGGGTGGGCCGACGTGTTGCTGGTCGCCCCCGCCACCGCGAACACCGTGGGGAAGATGGCGGCGGCCGTGGACGACACCACGGTGACGACGTGTGCGACGACGGCACTGGGTGCGGACGTACCGGTGGTCGTCGCGCCCGCGATGCACGAACCGATGTACGACCACCCCGGCGTGCTGGACACCATCGACCGCGTGGAGTCGTGGGGCGTCGAGTTCGTCGACCCGCGCATCGAGGAGGGGAAGGCGAAGATAGCGACGGAGGACGCCATCGTCACCGCCGTCGCACGGGCGACGACGCCGGACTCGCTGGCCGACCAGCACGTCGTCGTCACGAGCGGTGCCACCACCGAGTCCGTCGACCCCGTGCGGACGCTCTCGAACCGGGCGTCGGGAAAGACCGGACGTGCGGTGGCGAAAGCCTGCTGGATTCGCGGCGCGGACGTGACGCTCGTCCACGATGGGGACAACGTGCCCTACGCGGACGTGGAACGGGTCGAGAGTGCCGCCGAAATGCTTGCCGGCGTACAGGCCCACGCCGACGACGCCGACGCGCTGGTCTCGGCGGCGGCCATCTCGGACTACACCGTCGATGCCGCCGGTAAGAAGATTCGGTCGGGACAGGACGACCTCACCGTCGAGTTGACGCCGACGCCGAAACTCATCGACACCGTGCGCGAGGCCCACCCCGACCTCACCATCGTCGGCTTCAAAGTGGAGACGGAGGGCGGCGAGCGCGAGCTAATCGAGCGCGCCCGCGAGACGCTCCGGCGGGCGGGACTGGCCTTCGTCGTGGCCAACCGCGCCGACGTGATGGGCGAGGCCGAGACGGCGGCACTCGTGGTCCGAGAGGACGCGGCGGACGACTACGCCGGGAGCAAGTCGGGACTTGGCGCGCGTGTGGCCGAAGAGTTGGCGGCGGAGCTGGGTGCGTAG
- the trpB gene encoding tryptophan synthase subunit beta, translating to MPPAHTFHEFGGRHVPEPLEEPLQQLADAFDETVDTEEFQEDLQYYLRHFAGRPTPVFYAETLSEMYGADIYLKHEDLLHGGAHKLNNTLGQALLAKKAGKERLIAETGAGQHGTATAMVGALLDIPTKVYMGRKDMNRQEMNVFRMRLLGAEVEPVTRGNEGLAEAVDASLEDFAENMDDTHYLVGSAVGPDPFPRMVREFQSVIGHEAREQIQELHGDLPDACVACIGGGSNAIGLFHAFKDDDVAFHGAEPGGKGEHQHSAPLSKSEETEVFQGMKTKVIDEDTENHSVSAGLDYPAVGPEHAALQSLGRAEYHAISDDEALDAFRELSRAEGIIPALEPSHAIALAKQLADEHDTLLVNLCGRGDKDMQTAAEHFDLS from the coding sequence ATGCCACCCGCCCATACGTTCCACGAGTTCGGCGGCAGACACGTCCCCGAACCGCTCGAAGAACCGCTCCAGCAACTCGCCGACGCTTTCGACGAGACGGTCGATACCGAGGAGTTTCAGGAAGACCTGCAGTACTACCTGAGACACTTCGCCGGCCGACCGACGCCCGTCTTCTACGCCGAGACGCTGAGCGAGATGTACGGCGCGGACATCTACCTCAAACACGAGGACCTGCTCCACGGCGGCGCGCACAAACTGAACAACACGCTCGGGCAGGCACTGCTGGCGAAGAAGGCCGGGAAGGAACGGCTCATCGCGGAGACGGGTGCGGGCCAACACGGCACCGCGACGGCGATGGTCGGCGCGCTCCTCGACATCCCGACGAAGGTATACATGGGCCGGAAGGACATGAACCGACAGGAGATGAACGTCTTCCGGATGCGCCTGCTCGGTGCCGAAGTCGAGCCGGTTACCCGCGGCAACGAGGGCCTCGCGGAGGCCGTCGACGCCTCGCTCGAAGACTTCGCCGAGAACATGGACGACACCCACTATCTCGTCGGCAGCGCGGTCGGTCCGGACCCGTTCCCGCGGATGGTGCGGGAGTTCCAGTCGGTCATCGGGCACGAGGCCCGCGAACAGATTCAGGAACTCCACGGTGACCTGCCCGACGCCTGCGTCGCCTGCATCGGTGGCGGCTCGAACGCCATCGGGCTGTTCCACGCGTTCAAAGACGACGACGTGGCCTTCCACGGAGCCGAACCCGGCGGCAAGGGTGAGCACCAGCACTCCGCACCCCTCTCGAAGTCCGAGGAGACCGAGGTGTTCCAAGGGATGAAGACGAAGGTCATCGACGAGGACACCGAGAACCACTCGGTGAGTGCTGGCCTCGACTACCCTGCGGTCGGTCCCGAACACGCCGCGCTGCAGTCGCTCGGGCGCGCCGAGTACCACGCAATCAGCGACGACGAGGCACTCGACGCGTTCCGCGAACTCAGTCGGGCCGAGGGCATCATCCCCGCACTGGAGCCGAGCCACGCCATCGCCCTCGCGAAGCAACTCGCCGACGAACACGACACCCTACTCGTGAACCTCTGCGGTCGCGGTGACAAGGACATGCAGACCGCCGCCGAACACTTCGACTTGTCGTGA
- a CDS encoding SCP2 sterol-binding domain-containing protein: MTDKISFPSQEWFDAYKDAINNNDEYAESSEGWGVDFNGDFIFKVTNMPVDDLDIDAMPEHLQDELDEYIEEQEGEGYVGYSYVGLEDGECTGAELIHGPDEVDAGFVLEGTYDNWVELTKGNIGAVDGMMSGKFDLDGDMQKVLQYTDSATLLTEVAAGIDSEFAHEAYGK, encoded by the coding sequence ATGACAGACAAGATTTCATTCCCGAGTCAAGAGTGGTTCGACGCGTATAAAGACGCAATCAACAACAACGACGAGTACGCGGAATCCTCCGAAGGGTGGGGCGTCGACTTCAACGGCGACTTTATCTTCAAGGTGACGAACATGCCGGTCGACGACCTCGACATCGACGCCATGCCCGAACACCTGCAGGACGAACTCGACGAGTACATCGAAGAGCAGGAAGGCGAAGGCTACGTCGGGTACTCCTACGTCGGACTGGAGGACGGCGAGTGTACTGGTGCCGAACTCATCCACGGCCCCGACGAGGTAGACGCCGGATTCGTCCTCGAAGGGACCTACGACAACTGGGTCGAACTGACCAAGGGCAACATCGGTGCCGTCGATGGCATGATGTCCGGGAAGTTCGACCTCGACGGCGACATGCAGAAAGTTCTGCAGTACACCGACTCCGCGACGCTCCTCACGGAAGTCGCGGCCGGTATCGACTCCGAGTTCGCACACGAAGCCTACGGCAAGTAA
- a CDS encoding NAD(P)/FAD-dependent oxidoreductase → MTETRDVCVVGGGVAGLTAAVYTARHGLETTVFDGGTSLLRRNAHLENVPGFPAGVNSRLFLDLLAEQADRAGCERREQTVQAVSIADGGFRVETGDGDTLRADHVVAATKNETDYLADVEGVGFVQRSKTFVDTDERGRTGVDGLYAAGRLAEKPHQTAVCAGHGAEVAVTLLEEHDSGFYHDWVVPEGYFTDRGREVPPGCEEIDERERERREQESLAVLREFVADPHPDAPEQHPSLVDED, encoded by the coding sequence ATGACCGAAACGCGAGACGTTTGCGTGGTCGGCGGGGGCGTCGCTGGCCTCACCGCCGCCGTCTACACCGCACGGCACGGCCTCGAAACGACCGTCTTCGACGGGGGCACGTCACTGCTCCGTCGGAACGCCCACCTCGAAAACGTCCCCGGCTTCCCGGCGGGCGTGAACTCGCGGCTCTTTCTCGACTTACTCGCCGAGCAGGCTGACCGGGCGGGGTGTGAACGGCGTGAGCAGACAGTCCAAGCGGTGTCCATCGCCGACGGGGGGTTCCGCGTCGAGACGGGAGACGGTGACACGCTCCGGGCAGACCACGTCGTCGCGGCGACGAAAAACGAGACGGACTACCTCGCGGATGTCGAGGGTGTCGGGTTCGTCCAACGTAGCAAGACGTTCGTGGACACGGACGAGCGGGGACGGACCGGCGTCGACGGCCTGTACGCCGCCGGGCGGCTGGCGGAGAAACCGCACCAGACGGCCGTCTGTGCGGGCCACGGTGCGGAGGTTGCGGTCACGCTCCTCGAAGAACACGACAGCGGCTTCTACCACGATTGGGTCGTCCCGGAGGGCTACTTCACTGACCGGGGGCGTGAGGTGCCGCCGGGCTGTGAGGAGATAGACGAGCGCGAACGCGAGCGACGCGAACAGGAGTCGCTGGCCGTCCTGCGGGAGTTCGTCGCCGACCCACACCCTGACGCCCCGGAGCAACATCCGAGTCTCGTAGACGAGGACTGA